The Hymenobacter sp. GOD-10R genome includes a window with the following:
- a CDS encoding DUF2652 domain-containing protein, which yields MGLLDDLHAARRAAGGRVATGRSGAQPALLFIPDISGFTRFIQETGDDLAQWLVADLLEILIEANTLGMSVSEIQGDAILFYRLGPPPSIQDLVAQCRRIFLDFQNYVRLVERDTGSTLGAALRNNDLTLKIIVHYGHVNVAQIRNFTKLMGRDLIVVHRLLKNNVTGSEYLLLSDDYLETQKPADIARSFSWTRLLRGTCTYDYLGQICYQYAHLTPLRLLLDEQMAPGRPSGTQNNALKVRRLLPLPARDVLRIVSNFRLRPRWMAGVTKVHYDVTKAGRLGTSYKVDINNGQIDFQAVQYFEDEDRIEYVEKISHFRVFPNSLLFFFIEPVTEGTALLTLEFRYGHIASSSSLIRFGQLQRMHRFLGESIKRLAAIKSNR from the coding sequence ATGGGCTTACTGGACGATTTGCATGCTGCCCGTCGCGCTGCCGGCGGCCGTGTTGCTACGGGACGTAGTGGTGCCCAGCCGGCGCTGCTTTTCATTCCGGATATTAGTGGGTTCACCCGTTTTATTCAGGAAACCGGCGACGACCTAGCCCAGTGGCTGGTGGCCGACTTGCTCGAAATTTTGATCGAGGCCAATACCTTAGGTATGTCGGTGAGCGAAATTCAGGGCGACGCCATTTTGTTCTACCGCCTTGGGCCGCCGCCTTCCATTCAGGACCTCGTGGCCCAGTGCCGGCGCATCTTCCTCGATTTTCAGAACTACGTCCGGTTAGTGGAGCGCGACACGGGCTCCACCCTAGGTGCTGCGCTGCGCAACAACGATCTCACCCTCAAGATTATCGTGCACTACGGTCATGTGAATGTGGCCCAGATTCGCAACTTCACTAAGCTGATGGGGCGTGATCTGATTGTGGTGCACCGCCTGCTAAAGAACAACGTAACCGGCAGCGAATACCTGCTGCTGTCGGACGACTACCTCGAAACGCAAAAGCCCGCCGACATCGCCCGGAGCTTCTCCTGGACGCGCCTGCTGCGTGGCACTTGCACCTACGACTACCTAGGTCAGATATGCTACCAGTATGCGCATCTGACGCCCCTCCGGCTTCTGCTCGACGAGCAGATGGCCCCCGGCCGGCCTAGCGGCACCCAGAACAACGCGCTCAAAGTGCGACGTTTGCTGCCGCTGCCGGCGCGCGACGTGCTACGCATCGTCAGCAACTTCCGGCTGCGCCCGCGGTGGATGGCAGGTGTCACTAAGGTGCATTACGACGTGACCAAAGCGGGACGCTTGGGTACCTCCTACAAAGTGGATATCAACAACGGCCAAATCGACTTTCAAGCCGTGCAGTACTTTGAGGATGAAGATCGGATTGAGTACGTGGAGAAAATCTCGCACTTCCGAGTTTTTCCTAACTCCCTGTTATTCTTCTTCATCGAGCCCGTCACGGAAGGTACTGCGCTGCTTACCCTGGAGTTTCGCTACGGCCACATTGCCAGTTCTAGCTCCCTGATTCGCTTTGGCCAATTGCAACGCATGCATCGCTTTTTGGGCGAATCAATCAAGCGCTTGGCAGCGATAAAGAGTAACAGGTAA
- a CDS encoding Pycsar system effector family protein — protein sequence METTKILKEAKSEIINQAGAYITALFEKKLPGQLVYHSLKHTQTTVREAQALGKAAGLSDRDLEALVLAAWFHDAGYLEIYDGHEYRSMELAEQWLTEQGYPADRIALVKDTIRATHRNERRDTELQQLLVDADMSNLGSEDFIAGAELLRAEWETTVGKTYSNVEWAENQLDFMLTAKYYTDVAKERYQKQFKDNIKEQRDLLKKIEKKKKKKDKEKTETFAEPKRGIETMFRTMYGNHMKLSDMADKKASMMIQLNAVLISVIVTYLGIKIGGKSAVLSPAFTRNPLLMVPMGLLLITALGSVVSSILSAQPDVTSFKWLKKSPQVANNRRVNLLFFGNFTKLSLDDFQGGMTELMRQKESLYINMVTDIYYLGEVLSKKYRLLRISYTIFMVGLILTALSFGIVLLYKV from the coding sequence ATGGAAACTACCAAGATACTTAAGGAAGCAAAATCCGAGATTATCAACCAAGCTGGCGCGTACATCACAGCACTTTTCGAAAAGAAACTGCCGGGCCAGCTCGTGTACCATAGTCTGAAGCATACGCAAACGACAGTTCGGGAGGCGCAGGCCTTGGGCAAAGCAGCGGGCCTGAGCGATAGAGACCTAGAAGCTTTGGTATTAGCCGCCTGGTTTCACGATGCCGGCTACCTTGAAATATACGACGGACATGAGTACCGCAGCATGGAGTTGGCAGAGCAATGGCTAACGGAGCAAGGCTACCCGGCCGACCGGATTGCGCTGGTGAAGGACACGATCCGGGCCACGCACCGCAACGAGCGCCGCGACACTGAGCTGCAACAGTTGCTCGTGGATGCTGATATGAGCAACCTAGGTAGCGAAGACTTTATTGCCGGGGCCGAGCTGCTGCGCGCCGAGTGGGAAACCACTGTTGGCAAAACCTACTCGAATGTGGAGTGGGCCGAGAACCAGCTCGACTTTATGCTGACGGCTAAGTACTACACCGATGTAGCCAAGGAACGGTACCAGAAGCAGTTCAAAGACAATATCAAGGAGCAGCGCGACCTGCTCAAGAAGATCGAGAAGAAGAAGAAAAAGAAGGATAAGGAGAAAACCGAGACGTTCGCCGAGCCTAAGCGTGGTATCGAAACCATGTTTCGCACCATGTATGGCAACCACATGAAGCTGTCGGACATGGCCGATAAAAAGGCGAGTATGATGATTCAGCTGAACGCAGTGCTCATCTCGGTCATCGTGACGTACCTAGGTATTAAGATCGGGGGCAAGTCGGCGGTGCTGAGCCCAGCTTTTACCCGCAACCCTTTGCTGATGGTACCGATGGGACTTCTGCTCATCACGGCGCTTGGCTCGGTGGTGTCATCCATCCTATCGGCCCAGCCTGACGTAACGAGCTTTAAATGGCTGAAAAAGAGCCCACAAGTAGCCAACAACCGCCGCGTGAATCTGCTGTTCTTCGGCAACTTCACTAAGCTCAGCCTCGACGATTTCCAGGGCGGCATGACGGAGCTAATGCGCCAGAAAGAGTCGCTTTACATCAACATGGTAACCGACATCTACTACCTCGGCGAAGTACTGTCCAAGAAATACCGCTTGCTGCGCATCAGCTACACCATCTTCATGGTCGGCCTAATCCTGACGGCCTTATCGTTCGGCATTGTGCTGCTGTATAAGGTGTAA
- a CDS encoding Abi-alpha family protein: MADELTTLLSATGGAFLGKFVGPAAEQLGKAGWERIQQLGQRATAYLATVGREPKPVEPKILVPLVQAAAHEPDPGLADKWAALLANAADPDTQVDVQPVYADILRQLTAKEVKLLDELFNSKTIARTLQIFEPNYEHQQNPSGIYLFRKSRTIGVSLDLERLRHERGDTGIERSSFESLVDNLLRHRLLIAAREEIPKKQSAIGNSLDPRPVIKKAYFSALGFDFMMACTPPNAVRE; the protein is encoded by the coding sequence ATGGCAGACGAACTCACCACTTTACTCTCGGCCACTGGCGGCGCTTTCCTAGGTAAGTTTGTAGGCCCAGCTGCTGAGCAATTAGGCAAGGCCGGCTGGGAACGGATTCAGCAACTTGGCCAACGAGCAACGGCTTACTTAGCTACGGTCGGCCGTGAGCCTAAACCTGTCGAGCCAAAGATACTCGTGCCTTTAGTTCAAGCAGCCGCACACGAACCAGATCCTGGCTTAGCTGATAAGTGGGCTGCATTACTTGCAAATGCTGCTGACCCAGATACGCAGGTAGATGTTCAACCTGTGTATGCGGATATACTCAGGCAGTTGACAGCAAAGGAGGTTAAGTTACTAGATGAGTTGTTTAACAGTAAGACTATAGCTCGAACCTTACAAATCTTTGAGCCTAACTACGAGCACCAGCAGAACCCTAGTGGAATATATTTATTTCGTAAATCCCGGACGATTGGTGTTTCGCTTGACTTGGAAAGATTACGGCATGAACGAGGCGATACAGGAATAGAGCGGAGTTCATTTGAATCCTTGGTAGATAATCTACTCCGTCATCGCCTTCTAATTGCGGCACGGGAAGAAATACCTAAGAAGCAGTCAGCAATTGGCAATAGTCTTGATCCAAGACCTGTAATCAAAAAAGCTTACTTTTCAGCTCTAGGCTTTGACTTTATGATGGCCTGTACGCCTCCTAACGCTGTAAGGGAATAA
- a CDS encoding metallophosphoesterase — translation MRRFFRAYCLLLAVTSWILPTAYAQKKTQTPHTIRPNYHHGGENWQSKTPPDSTHIRYTVFLIGDVGKPIPKAEGGEPSLNYLRKQIMAAGAKSTTLFLGDNVYEYGLPPENALDRKESERRLTDQLDILRNYPGEKYMVPGNHDWRQGLAGGLDQVVRQQTFIENYMMKDSAQFAYTGDFLIPRDGCPGPFEVRVQDDIVLIMLNSQWFLQTQTTEKPYGANSGCGVANETDFFTQLEDVISRNKDKNIIVVAHHPIQSDGIHGGYFTVGDHIFPLSIVFKYAFLPLPVIGSIYPFARKYGGVTQDIAHPLYQTYKKGLEDIFARYPNIVYVSGHEHNLQYFKTPTYHQIISGAGCKTQHVKPGNGADAMFSDKEKGIARVNYYDNGEVWTEFLVPADSGEVARRVFRTPLYAKQTKLVEQVAVQQQAPSVSFKDSSITVAANPAYADRGKFHKFLFGKHYRAEWATPVKMPVLDLATERGGLSPYKVGGGKQTASLKVRNEEGRNYTLRGLNKDPSAVLPEALRAGAAKDILQDQISAQHPYGALPIPPLASAAGILHTNPELRYIPQDPRLEQYYERFSNTPVFLEEDAKDNQSNVESLGNAKNLVGTDKVLERLEEDNDNRVDEQAFARSRLFDMWIGDWDRHEDQWRWAERKDKDGDRKFTAVPEDRDIAFFKGDGLFPYLASRKWAIRNFQNFGYDYADWKGLNLTALANDRVFLASITKEDWVKTAEDLKKRLTDAEIDNALRQRWPKKIYDEHGPEIAAKLKSRRELLPQLAADYYTMVSKITEVKGSSKNEKFVVERLEGNKTRVTVQKINKDGKLTKILFDRTFDNKVTKDIRLYGFAGNDVYDVRGDVKKGTNVRIIAGTDRDSIVDRSHVRGLGNYTQVYDADSGNVIVPGRTTRLRLASNTDVNRYDYPNRTDRKDYQLNYLGPAAYFGYNVDDRIFIGGGATYRRYGFRKKPFASEQSLVANYAFSQSAYNVRYRGQFTDVFGKLDLNISSQLYGPQLLYNYFGLGNDTRNEAPKTDGRVRLRDINETYRIRFSRFYVAPMLEKDIFSFLKLGFGPQYDQFRVDRENLGSKIAEGLGTGNDNRTGAAVGIRDSDFGLNRYLGGKVYLNLDASSSPKNPRIGIRWYNSAEYNYQLNGEKLRYGRLASEVRFYVSPNFPFQLTWAGRLGVARNLGDYRFYQANTLGGTTNLRGYRRTRYAGRSSFYANGEVRVQLFTFNAYLLPGKFGILGLADAARVYSPYDVKTGFDALHSAFGGGVWVDILKQAVVNVTYSVGEERLIFLGFDFLF, via the coding sequence ATGAGAAGATTTTTCCGTGCCTATTGTCTTTTACTGGCCGTCACGAGTTGGATCTTGCCAACTGCTTACGCACAAAAGAAAACGCAGACCCCGCACACAATCCGGCCAAACTACCACCACGGCGGCGAGAACTGGCAAAGCAAAACTCCTCCTGATAGCACGCACATTCGGTATACTGTTTTCCTGATCGGCGACGTAGGCAAGCCTATTCCTAAAGCAGAGGGGGGCGAACCGTCGTTGAATTACCTGCGCAAGCAAATCATGGCTGCCGGTGCCAAAAGCACCACCTTGTTCCTCGGCGACAACGTGTACGAATACGGCTTGCCACCCGAGAATGCCCTTGACCGGAAGGAGTCGGAGCGCCGCCTGACCGATCAGCTCGACATCCTGCGCAACTATCCTGGCGAGAAGTACATGGTGCCCGGAAACCACGACTGGCGCCAAGGCCTAGCCGGTGGCCTCGATCAGGTAGTGCGCCAGCAGACCTTCATCGAAAACTACATGATGAAGGATTCGGCGCAGTTTGCCTACACCGGCGACTTCCTGATTCCGCGCGACGGTTGCCCTGGGCCGTTTGAGGTGCGCGTGCAGGACGACATCGTGCTGATCATGCTGAACTCGCAGTGGTTTTTGCAGACCCAAACCACGGAGAAACCTTACGGCGCGAACAGCGGCTGCGGCGTTGCCAACGAGACCGACTTCTTCACGCAGCTAGAGGACGTTATTTCTCGCAACAAGGATAAGAACATCATAGTCGTTGCCCACCACCCGATTCAGTCGGACGGTATCCATGGGGGCTACTTCACCGTCGGCGACCATATCTTCCCGCTGTCTATTGTCTTCAAATATGCGTTCCTGCCCTTGCCGGTTATTGGGTCGATTTATCCCTTTGCCCGCAAATACGGCGGCGTGACGCAAGACATTGCTCACCCACTTTATCAGACCTATAAGAAGGGACTGGAGGATATTTTCGCGCGCTACCCCAACATCGTATATGTATCAGGGCACGAGCACAACTTGCAATACTTCAAAACGCCCACCTACCATCAGATTATTAGTGGTGCCGGCTGCAAAACCCAGCACGTGAAGCCCGGCAACGGCGCTGATGCTATGTTCTCGGATAAGGAGAAAGGCATTGCCCGGGTAAACTACTACGACAACGGTGAGGTCTGGACGGAGTTTCTGGTGCCCGCAGACAGTGGTGAAGTGGCCCGACGCGTATTCCGGACGCCGCTCTACGCCAAACAAACCAAGTTGGTGGAGCAGGTAGCCGTACAGCAACAGGCGCCCAGCGTCTCGTTCAAGGATAGCAGCATCACGGTGGCGGCCAACCCGGCCTACGCTGACCGGGGCAAGTTCCACAAGTTCCTGTTCGGGAAGCACTACCGCGCCGAGTGGGCTACGCCCGTGAAAATGCCAGTGCTCGACTTAGCTACCGAGCGTGGTGGCCTCTCGCCCTACAAAGTAGGGGGTGGCAAGCAAACGGCTTCGCTGAAAGTACGCAACGAGGAAGGCCGCAACTATACGCTGCGCGGGCTGAACAAGGACCCTTCGGCGGTACTGCCTGAAGCCCTGCGCGCTGGGGCGGCAAAGGATATTTTACAAGACCAGATTTCGGCTCAGCATCCGTATGGCGCCCTGCCGATTCCTCCCCTTGCTTCGGCCGCGGGCATTCTGCACACCAACCCTGAGTTGCGCTACATTCCGCAGGACCCACGGCTGGAGCAGTACTACGAGCGATTCTCGAACACGCCGGTGTTCTTGGAAGAAGACGCCAAGGACAACCAGAGCAACGTGGAGTCATTGGGCAACGCCAAGAATCTGGTGGGCACCGACAAAGTGCTGGAACGCTTAGAAGAAGACAACGACAACCGCGTCGACGAACAGGCGTTTGCCCGCTCGCGCCTCTTCGATATGTGGATTGGTGACTGGGACCGGCACGAAGACCAGTGGCGCTGGGCGGAGCGCAAGGACAAGGACGGCGACCGGAAATTCACAGCCGTACCCGAAGACCGCGACATTGCCTTCTTCAAGGGTGACGGATTGTTCCCGTACCTAGCTTCGCGCAAGTGGGCTATCCGCAACTTCCAGAACTTCGGTTACGACTACGCTGACTGGAAAGGGTTGAACCTCACCGCCCTGGCCAACGACCGGGTGTTCCTAGCTTCCATCACGAAGGAAGATTGGGTGAAAACGGCCGAGGACTTGAAGAAGCGCCTCACCGACGCTGAAATCGACAACGCCCTGCGCCAGCGCTGGCCCAAGAAAATCTACGACGAACACGGTCCCGAAATTGCCGCCAAGCTCAAGAGCCGTCGCGAATTACTGCCCCAACTTGCCGCCGACTACTACACGATGGTGTCGAAGATTACGGAGGTGAAGGGTAGCTCTAAAAATGAAAAATTCGTGGTGGAGCGTCTCGAAGGCAACAAAACCCGCGTGACGGTGCAGAAGATCAATAAGGATGGTAAGCTGACCAAGATCCTATTTGACCGCACCTTCGATAACAAAGTCACTAAAGACATTCGCCTCTACGGCTTCGCTGGCAACGACGTCTACGACGTGCGTGGTGACGTAAAAAAGGGCACCAACGTACGCATCATCGCAGGCACCGACCGCGACTCCATCGTAGACCGTTCGCACGTGCGGGGCCTAGGTAACTACACCCAGGTGTACGACGCCGATTCGGGCAACGTAATTGTGCCGGGTCGCACCACGCGCCTGCGCCTAGCGTCGAACACCGACGTGAACCGCTACGATTATCCTAACCGTACCGACCGCAAAGACTACCAGCTCAACTACCTAGGTCCGGCTGCTTACTTCGGCTACAACGTCGACGACCGGATCTTCATTGGCGGCGGCGCGACGTACCGACGTTACGGTTTCCGCAAAAAGCCGTTTGCCTCGGAGCAGTCGTTGGTGGCCAACTACGCCTTCTCGCAGAGCGCCTACAACGTGCGCTATCGTGGTCAGTTTACCGACGTGTTTGGCAAGCTTGATCTGAACATCAGTAGCCAGCTCTACGGGCCGCAGCTGCTGTACAACTACTTTGGTCTCGGCAACGACACCCGCAACGAAGCGCCCAAAACTGATGGTCGTGTGCGGCTGCGCGATATCAACGAGACCTACCGGATTCGCTTCTCGCGCTTCTACGTGGCCCCGATGCTGGAGAAAGACATTTTTAGCTTCCTGAAGCTAGGGTTCGGTCCGCAATACGATCAATTCCGCGTCGACCGCGAAAACCTAGGTAGCAAGATTGCCGAAGGGCTTGGTACCGGCAACGACAACCGCACAGGCGCCGCCGTGGGTATTCGTGATTCCGACTTTGGTCTGAACCGTTACCTAGGAGGTAAAGTGTACTTGAATCTCGATGCCAGCAGCTCGCCCAAAAACCCGCGTATTGGTATCCGGTGGTACAACAGCGCCGAGTACAACTACCAGCTCAACGGCGAGAAGCTGCGCTACGGCCGTTTGGCGTCGGAGGTGCGCTTCTACGTGAGCCCCAACTTCCCCTTCCAGCTCACCTGGGCCGGGCGCTTGGGCGTGGCCCGCAACCTCGGCGACTACCGCTTCTACCAGGCCAACACCTTAGGCGGTACCACCAACCTACGCGGCTACCGTCGCACGCGCTACGCTGGCCGCAGCTCGTTCTACGCCAACGGCGAAGTGCGCGTGCAACTCTTCACCTTCAACGCCTATTTGCTGCCCGGTAAGTTTGGTATCCTAGGTCTGGCCGATGCTGCCCGCGTGTACAGCCCCTACGACGTGAAAACGGGCTTCGATGCGCTGCACTCAGCCTTTGGCGGCGGCGTGTGGGTGGACATCCTCAAGCAAGCGGTTGTCAATGTGACCTACTCGGTGGGCGAGGAGCGCCTAATATTCCTTGGGTTCGACTTCTTGTTCTAA